From a single Ischnura elegans chromosome 7, ioIscEleg1.1, whole genome shotgun sequence genomic region:
- the LOC124163008 gene encoding uncharacterized protein LOC124163008 → MGLPEETIRNLRQPAPAPPRLYGLPKIHKDGIPLRPIVNAIGSPTYNLAKYLTGVLSPYVGHCEHHIKNSTEFVKILAGIRLKETDLLVSLDVVSLFTRVPLDDTLRLLAEKFDGDTVQLFRHVLNSTYFQYHGEFYEQSDGVAMGSPLSPTIANFFMEDFEEKALSSAPLKPLLFLRYVDDTFVVWPHGRRSLDEFFDHMNCQHSSIKFTMEIEENNRLPFLDVLVSRRTDGTLGHSVYRKPTHTDLYLHGRSHHHPSQRMAVMKSLFHRAVCISDKDSLAPELKRLRKTFQQNGYDERQISKALKRTISKTNSRREDGERDDRTAKACLPYISSVSGKVARILKRFNIQAIHKPPKKIRDMLVKAKDPGVKIDGKKMIFLLR, encoded by the exons ATGGGCTTACCGGAGGAGACGATCAGGAATCTTCGACAACCAGCGCCAGCTCCACCAAGACTCTATGGCCTACCAAAAATTCACAAGGACGGAATTCCTCTACGACCAATCGTGAACGCCATCGGCTCACCAACTTACAACCTGGCAAAATACCTCACCGGAGTTTTATCACCATACGTTGGCCACTGTGAGCACCACATCAAAAACTCGACTGAGTTTGTGAAAATACTCGCTGGCATCCGTCTTAAAGAGACGGATCTGCTGGTGAGCCTAGACGTGGTGTCTCTTTTTACACGCGTACCTCTAGACGACACCCTGCGACTTCTAGCTGAGAAGTTTGATGGAGATACGGTGCAGCTGTTCCGCCATGTGCTCAATTCCACTTACTTCCAATACCATGGAGAGTTCTACGAGCAATCTGATGGGGTGGCCATGGGCTCCCCCCTTTCCCCTACCATTGCTAACTTTTTTATGGAGGACTTCGAGGAAAAGGCCCTCAGTTCGGCTCCTTTGAAACCTTTGCTCTTTCTTCGATACGTGGACGATACTTTTGTGGTATGGCCCCACGGGAGACGCAGCCTGGATGAATTCTTCGATCACATGAACTGTCAACACAGCAGCatcaagttcaccatggaaatagaagaaaataatagacTTCCGTTTCTCGACGTTTTGGTTTCCAGAAGAACGGACGGAACTCTCGGTCACAGCGTTTACCGAAAACCCACCCACACGGACCTGTACTTACATGGACGTAGTCACCACCATCCTTCGCAGAGAATGGCAGTGATGAAAAGCCTGTTTCATCGAGCCGTATGTATCTCGGACAAAGATAGCCTAGCACCTGAACTAAAGCGCCTTCGGAAAACCTTCCAGCAGAATGGATATGATGAGAGACAGATTTccaaggccctaaaaaggaccatATCCAAGACCAACTCAAGgagagaagatggagaaagagaCGATCGAACTGCAAAGGCGTGTTTACCATACATCTCTTCAGTGTCGGGGAAAGTAGCGAGGATTCTGAAGAGATTCAACATCCAGGCCATCCACAAACCACCAAAAAAGATCCGGGACATGCTCGTCAAAGCAAAAGATCcg GGAGTGAAAATAGACGGAAAGAAGATGATCTTCTTGCTGCGCTAG
- the LOC124162886 gene encoding uncharacterized protein LOC124162886 has translation MVTSTICIGQGYSQMAEMSAVLDMPCMSNSTYQKTQQIISSAVHDVAWDLMKKASEQEAELAIQAGEIDKNGVPLITVVADGSWGRRSYKTNYNSLSGVACIVGYRTKKVLFIGVRNKYCSICAKAASSGRSNQPKEHLCFKNWASSSTAMESDIIVEGFKKSIEMHNLKYHRLIGDGDSSITKKLAINLPYGIDFPIQKIECVNPLLRNYYNRIRVIIKKTKNEFGRIPPLLRKRVGDRLMRLRTAVTSAIFFVPMKNHQNQ, from the exons ATG GTCACCAGCACGATATGTATTGGGCAAGGCTACTCTCAAATGGCAGAAATGAGTGCCGTGCTTGATATGCCATGTATGTCCAACTCAACGTACCAAAAGACTCAACAAATAATTTCATCCGCAGTCCATGATGTTGCATGGGACTTGATGAAAAAGGCCTCGGAGCAAGAGGCAGAGCTTGCTATTCAGGCTGGAGAGATTGATAAAAATGGTGTCCCGCTAATTACAGTAGTAGCAGATGGTTCATGGGGGAGAAGATCCTACAAGACCAACTATAATTCCTTGTCTGGCGTG gCATGCATTGTTGGTTACAGGACAAAGAAAGTATTATTCATTGGTGTAAGGAACAAATATTGTTCTATATGTGCCAAGGCAGCCTCCAGTGGCAGGAGCAACCAGCCAAAAGAGCACCTTTGTTTCAAAAACTGGGCATCGTCATCTACGGCAATGGAGTCAGATATTATAGtggagggatttaaaaaaagcatcGAGATGCATAATTTGAAGTACCACCGACTCATAG GCGATGGAGACAGCAGCATTACGAAGAAGTTAGCAATCAATCTTCCTTATGGAATTGATTTCCCCATTCAGAAAATTGAATGTGTAAATCCTTTGCTGAGAAACTACTACAATAGGATTCGTGTTATCATAAAAAAGACCAAAAATGAATTTGGGCGTATACCACCATTACTACGGAAGAGAGTAGGCGATAGGTTAATGCGCCTAAGGACCGCTGTAACTTCAGCTATTTTTTTCGTTCCAATGAAAAATCACCAGAATCAgtaa